The following are encoded together in the Capsulimonas corticalis genome:
- a CDS encoding phage major capsid protein produces MADMKALARDLHAKREEMKDFFSKNKVDGELKLTTEQIVEVNQRETELKGLQEKYVEAKSLFEIEQKNEQELAGLTAPGARPQFGGSKSAAREISSKSIGEQFIESAAYKSINGRKGPTSEIEGADYKALLTGLDYKTVMQDNQSSGAGYAPQSVRSGRLVYSPQPQPTLIDLVPTGETDQSVYKYMEETVYTNAAAETAEAALSPEAALKYDERSVNVVKIPVFIPITEEQLADVGGLRDTVDNRLGLMIKQRLNGQIVVGDGTGSNMLGLLNKPNILTQNKGTDVVPDCIYKAMVKVMTQGFADPSGIWMNPLDWQNVRLLKTTTGQYLYGDPSQQGPNTIFGLPVAQHVNVTLGNAPVVDFATYTSLIFRNGIEFSVSDSHADFFARGQLAIRAMIRAAWVMYRAQAICVAQGL; encoded by the coding sequence ATGGCAGATATGAAAGCGCTGGCGCGCGACCTTCACGCGAAGCGCGAAGAGATGAAGGACTTCTTCAGCAAAAACAAAGTCGACGGCGAGCTGAAACTGACGACCGAACAGATCGTCGAGGTCAATCAGCGCGAGACCGAGCTGAAGGGACTTCAGGAGAAGTACGTGGAGGCAAAGAGCCTCTTCGAGATCGAGCAGAAGAACGAGCAGGAGCTCGCGGGCCTGACCGCGCCCGGCGCTCGCCCCCAGTTCGGCGGATCGAAATCCGCCGCGCGCGAGATCTCCTCGAAGTCGATCGGCGAGCAGTTCATCGAGAGCGCCGCATACAAGAGCATCAACGGCCGCAAGGGCCCGACGTCCGAGATCGAGGGCGCTGATTACAAGGCGCTGCTCACCGGGTTGGACTACAAAACAGTCATGCAGGACAACCAGAGCAGCGGCGCCGGCTACGCGCCGCAGTCCGTCCGGTCCGGCCGCCTCGTCTACTCGCCACAGCCGCAGCCGACCCTGATCGACCTGGTCCCCACCGGCGAGACCGATCAGTCCGTATACAAGTACATGGAAGAGACGGTGTATACGAACGCCGCCGCAGAGACGGCGGAAGCGGCGCTGAGCCCGGAAGCCGCATTGAAATACGATGAGCGATCGGTCAACGTGGTCAAGATCCCGGTCTTCATCCCCATCACCGAGGAGCAGCTCGCCGACGTGGGCGGCCTGCGCGACACCGTGGACAATCGTCTTGGCCTGATGATCAAGCAGCGCCTCAACGGCCAGATCGTTGTCGGCGACGGAACCGGCAGCAACATGCTGGGACTGCTGAACAAGCCGAATATCCTGACCCAGAACAAGGGAACGGACGTCGTTCCGGACTGCATCTATAAAGCGATGGTCAAGGTTATGACGCAGGGCTTCGCGGATCCGTCCGGCATCTGGATGAACCCGCTGGACTGGCAGAACGTGCGCCTGCTGAAGACGACCACCGGCCAGTATCTGTACGGCGATCCGAGCCAGCAGGGGCCGAACACGATCTTCGGTCTGCCGGTCGCGCAGCACGTCAACGTGACGCTCGGCAACGCCCCCGTTGTGGACTTCGCCACGTACACCTCCCTGATCTTCCGCAACGGCATCGAGTTCAGCGTCAGCGACAGCCACGCCGACTTCTTCGCGCGTGGGCAGCTGGCCATCCGCGCGATGATCCGCGCCGCCTGGGTGATGTACCGCGCGCAGGCGATCTGCGTCGCTCAGGGCCTCTAA
- a CDS encoding HK97 family phage prohead protease: MDLLYKTLPAYGVKTLDSAQGIMEAIVAVFDNVDAAGERIKAGAFTQSLERKYPKGVWMHDWMIPVAKTLEAKELLPGDPLLPAELAELGGLYVKGQFNLNTQRGREAFSDLDFGTVDEFSIGYVTRKDSIDSKTQVRDLIVIDLYEWSPVLVGCNPQTALIGVKQTPSGAQSTPADAATAPASVTPAPQSQPALKENNMPQENASLKFDNAWFKLQSKTIKAGDIEVKAQYLGQYIESDMTYEALDTLVNALFYRVFYGCVYGSWDYDDEDGYTRTLLPVEDAVSTLEAACDEFKTFVVATYRALMTGTGESAIAAAKSLQLNFNNPELSSKSLPAGEKLTTHSERVLATVKEFTDRTAAIKALRVQDDRDLSEATKGRLAGHLESMKSACKTVEELLGATPASPAETNDTTELVAAKAPAPTVDELGVGAQVSDNETLSGKELVSADIANSAYARFLELEVDLMDVE; encoded by the coding sequence ATGGATCTCCTTTATAAGACATTGCCGGCATACGGCGTGAAGACCCTGGACAGCGCTCAGGGCATTATGGAGGCGATCGTGGCGGTGTTCGACAACGTCGACGCCGCCGGCGAGCGCATTAAGGCCGGCGCGTTCACGCAGTCGCTGGAGCGCAAGTACCCCAAGGGCGTCTGGATGCACGACTGGATGATCCCCGTCGCCAAAACACTGGAAGCAAAGGAGCTGCTGCCGGGAGATCCGCTTCTCCCGGCGGAGCTCGCCGAGCTTGGCGGCCTCTACGTCAAGGGGCAGTTCAATCTGAACACGCAGCGCGGCCGCGAGGCGTTCAGCGATCTCGACTTCGGGACAGTCGATGAGTTCTCGATCGGCTACGTCACGCGCAAGGACAGTATCGACAGCAAAACCCAGGTCCGCGATTTGATCGTGATCGACCTTTACGAGTGGTCGCCGGTACTGGTCGGCTGCAATCCCCAAACGGCGCTGATCGGCGTCAAGCAGACGCCTTCGGGCGCACAGTCCACGCCTGCCGACGCCGCGACGGCGCCGGCGAGCGTCACGCCCGCGCCGCAGTCCCAGCCGGCGTTGAAGGAAAACAATATGCCCCAGGAAAACGCATCGCTCAAGTTTGACAACGCATGGTTCAAGCTTCAGAGCAAGACGATCAAGGCCGGAGACATTGAGGTCAAGGCGCAGTATCTCGGTCAGTATATTGAAAGCGACATGACCTACGAGGCGCTGGATACGCTCGTGAACGCGCTGTTCTACCGGGTCTTCTATGGATGCGTTTACGGCAGCTGGGACTATGACGATGAGGACGGATACACCCGCACTCTCCTTCCGGTGGAGGATGCAGTTTCCACCCTGGAAGCGGCGTGTGATGAGTTCAAGACGTTTGTCGTCGCGACATACCGCGCACTGATGACCGGGACGGGTGAGAGCGCGATCGCGGCGGCCAAGTCCCTCCAGCTGAATTTCAACAACCCTGAACTTTCGAGCAAATCGCTGCCTGCCGGCGAGAAGCTCACTACCCACTCCGAGCGCGTGCTTGCTACCGTGAAGGAGTTCACTGATCGTACGGCCGCCATCAAGGCGCTACGCGTACAGGATGATCGCGACCTCAGCGAGGCGACGAAAGGTCGACTCGCCGGCCACCTGGAGTCCATGAAGTCTGCCTGCAAGACTGTCGAGGAGCTGCTGGGAGCCACACCCGCTTCCCCTGCGGAAACGAACGATACGACCGAGCTCGTCGCAGCTAAGGCCCCAGCCCCCACTGTGGACGAACTGGGCGTTGGCGCTCAGGTCTCTGATAACGAGACCTTATCCGGGAAAGAGCTTGTCTCTGCGGATATCGCCAACAGCGCGTACGCTCGTTTCCTCGAACTGGAAGTGGACCTTATGGACGTCGAATAG
- a CDS encoding phage portal protein yields MFFKAAGAIAGKISASFKAAGDFIKGRPVFSSAGRGRGGLWNWLPGSNYNYEREAGDLWKNSLVSIVLSWMQDNFPEAPFVVRKTVVSTGKSVADHGHPLSLLLAQPNPFYGGDVLWAATILDLATDGNAYWIKVPNAIGVAELWWIPASMIEPDYPSDGSEFITQYIYTVNGRKYYYKPSQIVHLRDGTDPDARGRKGLSRLKAQLREVCTDNEAATFNAAILRNMGIPGLIIAPQAATTPLTPEDRRKLVDNWSERFGGDKRGEPFVWNTPINVQGMGHSPRDLEVGLMRRIPETRIAAAFGLSPIVVNFLAGLEHGTMANYKEARKAAYENCLIPMYRRIALQLDVQLLPDFETDRRYRCGFDLSEVRALQDDVNALFERLENAAGGPFITPDEAREAAGYKATGDPENQKIRAPKPVAPALPKQPPLENAA; encoded by the coding sequence ATGTTTTTCAAAGCCGCCGGCGCAATCGCGGGCAAGATCTCGGCGTCATTCAAGGCCGCCGGTGACTTCATCAAAGGGCGGCCCGTCTTTTCGAGCGCGGGCCGGGGGCGCGGCGGTCTCTGGAACTGGCTCCCAGGCTCAAATTACAATTACGAGCGCGAAGCCGGCGATCTCTGGAAGAACTCCCTCGTCAGTATCGTCCTTTCCTGGATGCAGGACAACTTTCCCGAGGCGCCGTTCGTCGTTCGCAAGACCGTGGTGTCGACAGGGAAGTCGGTTGCCGATCACGGCCACCCGCTGAGCCTGCTGCTCGCTCAGCCCAATCCGTTCTATGGCGGCGACGTGCTCTGGGCGGCGACAATCCTGGATCTGGCGACTGACGGCAACGCCTACTGGATCAAGGTTCCCAATGCCATCGGCGTCGCCGAACTCTGGTGGATCCCGGCATCCATGATCGAGCCGGATTATCCCAGTGACGGCTCTGAGTTCATCACCCAGTACATCTACACCGTCAACGGGCGCAAGTATTATTACAAGCCGTCTCAGATCGTCCACCTGCGAGACGGAACGGATCCGGACGCCCGGGGGCGCAAAGGTTTGTCCCGTCTCAAGGCGCAGCTGCGCGAAGTCTGCACGGACAACGAGGCGGCGACCTTCAACGCCGCGATCCTGCGCAACATGGGCATCCCGGGCCTGATCATCGCTCCCCAGGCCGCCACGACGCCCCTTACCCCGGAAGATCGCCGCAAGCTGGTCGACAACTGGTCAGAGCGGTTCGGCGGGGACAAGCGCGGCGAGCCGTTCGTCTGGAACACCCCGATCAATGTCCAGGGGATGGGCCATTCGCCGCGCGACCTTGAAGTCGGCCTCATGCGCCGCATTCCTGAAACGCGCATCGCCGCCGCCTTCGGCCTTTCCCCGATCGTCGTGAACTTCCTGGCGGGCCTCGAACACGGGACAATGGCCAATTACAAGGAAGCCAGGAAGGCGGCTTACGAGAACTGCCTGATCCCCATGTATCGGCGCATCGCTCTCCAGCTCGATGTTCAGCTGCTCCCGGACTTCGAGACGGATCGACGATACCGCTGCGGATTCGACCTGAGCGAGGTTCGCGCGCTTCAGGACGACGTCAACGCTCTGTTCGAGCGCCTGGAGAACGCCGCCGGCGGTCCCTTCATCACTCCCGACGAAGCGCGCGAGGCGGCGGGCTACAAAGCGACCGGCGATCCGGAGAACCAAAAGATCCGCGCGCCCAAACCCGTCGCGCCGGCTTTGCCCAAACAGCCCCCCTTGGAGAACGCAGCATGA
- a CDS encoding PEP-CTERM sorting domain-containing protein → MAKFLPVAAVALSLAAFSVAAYADQTITFTGVVYATFNAPLGASLGDTFTESYTIKNGATNAGNSQHASYYSQASHNPSDVSVIIQFNNHTITSATPVLNDPITQNDDIAVSADNVDDPSSHDHLQGSVTIKSGGVFTNISSYVYLSGPSNTVPGPLTSIAPTITGSGLTDISQWEFTDFDFAATNANGGSGQFGGKITSISSTITGSATVPEPAPIAAFGMGLLGVFGLALRKRKTVSMS, encoded by the coding sequence ATGGCGAAATTCTTACCCGTTGCTGCCGTCGCGTTGTCCCTAGCTGCATTCTCCGTCGCGGCCTATGCCGACCAGACGATCACCTTCACCGGTGTGGTTTATGCCACATTCAACGCACCGCTCGGCGCGAGCCTCGGCGACACGTTTACCGAGTCCTACACGATCAAAAACGGCGCAACCAATGCTGGCAACTCGCAGCATGCATCTTACTACAGCCAAGCATCTCACAACCCTAGTGATGTCAGCGTCATCATTCAGTTCAACAACCATACGATTACAAGCGCCACTCCCGTGTTAAACGACCCAATCACGCAAAACGACGATATCGCCGTGAGTGCGGATAACGTGGATGATCCCAGTTCCCATGACCATCTCCAAGGCAGTGTAACAATAAAGTCGGGCGGCGTTTTTACGAATATTTCCTCGTACGTCTATCTAAGTGGTCCGAGCAATACCGTTCCAGGCCCTTTGACATCTATTGCCCCAACCATTACTGGCTCTGGGCTTACGGATATCTCGCAATGGGAATTCACTGATTTCGATTTCGCGGCAACAAACGCAAATGGTGGCTCGGGTCAGTTCGGCGGAAAAATCACGAGCATCTCGTCGACCATTACCGGTAGCGCCACCGTCCCGGAGCCCGCTCCCATCGCCGCCTTCGGAATGGGCCTTCTGGGCGTCTTCGGTCTCGCCCTGCGCAAGCGCAAAACCGTGTCCATGTCCTAA
- a CDS encoding phage virion morphogenesis protein, with amino-acid sequence MTQSEGGTAIQPAQTVIFSIVVHPELIPDGDVEPLMEALAHLGPVLDDWGLVMARYQQKNFDDKGATFGYPWEELAVDTVTQKQRLGYPDQDLVRKGRIASEIGETILLTPDSVTTGINIDEAPEAYFHQFGRGVPQRILVALVDAEIDEMYEILRRYIAEATGGSLQGVEIVSVVQ; translated from the coding sequence ATGACGCAATCCGAGGGCGGGACCGCCATCCAGCCGGCGCAGACGGTGATCTTCTCGATCGTCGTGCATCCGGAGCTCATCCCCGACGGCGATGTCGAGCCTCTCATGGAGGCGCTTGCCCATCTCGGCCCGGTCCTCGACGACTGGGGCCTGGTGATGGCCAGGTACCAGCAAAAGAACTTCGACGATAAGGGAGCGACGTTCGGATATCCGTGGGAAGAGCTCGCGGTCGACACCGTCACGCAGAAACAGCGCCTTGGCTATCCCGATCAGGACCTCGTGCGCAAAGGACGAATCGCCAGCGAGATAGGCGAGACGATCCTCCTCACTCCGGACAGCGTCACGACTGGGATCAACATCGACGAAGCCCCCGAAGCCTACTTCCACCAATTCGGCCGTGGCGTCCCGCAGCGCATCCTTGTCGCGCTGGTCGATGCGGAGATCGATGAGATGTATGAGATTCTTCGGCGCTACATCGCCGAGGCGACGGGCGGATCTCTCCAGGGCGTTGAGATCGTGAGTGTGGTGCAATAG
- a CDS encoding YfjI family protein: MSEFDPASISQWLSVLHKPGEVIEIRVLESSKKTTAGYYDDFAKAADDVRRFDGKCAVYSVLNTVNPSVLGRICNRLEACPEATTSDKDIVRRRWLMVDFDPVRPKGISSTNAEHDAARDRAKIVRDYLHRKGFTEPVIADSGNGWHLLYRLDLPNDNETRDLLSQCLEALDLLFGDDVVGVDNTTFNSSRICKLYGTVSTKGDSTPDRPHRRARIHRVPETLAPVSRELLQQLAATLPATPAAPPRNSAAFDLEQWIADHNLPVEKTGPYSGGGRKWILNPCPWNGDHTNDAAFIIQFASGAVAAGCRHNGCHGRTWQDLRLMYEPDAYDAPAPHPGAPNNPTGNGPVSRRVDQLISGAGAFESRRRSGIVPEPVASEEEWECPLPLGEDKLPPFPLHALPPVLARYAKEVADDVQVPLDITGMLALCVLSALNSRRVQVQIGARSKRHIETVNLYMVVASVAGSGKSPAMKRMAAPIVQIERELRQRFEGAHTSAVTKYETDKKRLTALQTKSANAQASGRRIIDDEILGLIEDMKEPKALPRMLVQDITMEALFTKLAEQEDNCIANLDTEGGLFSIIKGLYASKNSSPNMDIYLKAWSGDYATNDRVGKGNSYILAPTLTIGLTVQPEIMQSLAEDERLHHNGFLARFLYAVAPNLAGERPYRDEGGTNAGEYAYTQTILALHDLPKAVTEDAPHKRFLLTMDDEAIAVHKHYYNDINDRQRPGQDLAAMLAWSSKLAGNVARIAANLHMVKHVGGADNRLPWETPISGDTMAEAWEIGTYCIPHAVAAFGLMRSDTIVALAKRIIEWIKRKDLRFFTMRQIRQALSPESKERIELALTRLMEDAYIRLEMPPKREGPGARPKAHYAVNPCVVSAGRPHLQAA; this comes from the coding sequence ATGTCTGAGTTTGACCCCGCGTCAATCTCACAATGGCTCTCGGTCCTGCACAAGCCGGGCGAAGTCATCGAGATTCGTGTGCTGGAGTCTTCAAAGAAGACGACGGCCGGATACTACGACGACTTCGCCAAGGCCGCCGACGACGTGCGCCGGTTCGACGGAAAATGCGCGGTGTACTCCGTGCTGAACACCGTCAACCCGAGCGTGCTTGGGCGCATCTGCAACCGCCTGGAGGCGTGTCCGGAGGCGACGACGTCCGACAAGGACATCGTCCGTCGGCGCTGGCTTATGGTCGATTTCGACCCGGTCCGGCCCAAGGGGATCTCCTCCACGAATGCCGAGCACGACGCCGCGCGGGACCGCGCCAAGATTGTGCGCGATTACCTTCACAGGAAGGGCTTTACCGAGCCCGTCATCGCCGACAGCGGCAACGGCTGGCATCTGCTGTACCGCCTCGACTTGCCCAACGACAACGAGACGCGCGATCTGCTCTCCCAGTGCCTGGAAGCTCTGGATCTGCTGTTCGGCGACGACGTCGTGGGAGTCGACAACACCACGTTCAACAGCTCGCGCATCTGCAAACTGTACGGCACGGTCTCCACCAAAGGCGACAGCACCCCCGACCGGCCTCACCGGCGGGCGCGCATCCATCGCGTTCCCGAAACGCTGGCGCCGGTTTCGAGGGAACTGCTGCAACAGCTCGCGGCGACGCTTCCCGCCACGCCCGCCGCGCCACCGCGCAATTCGGCCGCATTCGATCTGGAGCAATGGATTGCGGATCACAACCTCCCTGTGGAGAAGACGGGGCCGTACTCCGGCGGCGGCCGTAAGTGGATCCTGAACCCATGCCCATGGAACGGCGATCACACCAATGACGCCGCCTTCATCATCCAGTTCGCCAGCGGCGCCGTTGCCGCCGGCTGCCGACACAACGGCTGCCACGGCCGAACATGGCAGGATCTGCGGCTGATGTACGAGCCGGACGCCTATGACGCGCCGGCCCCGCATCCAGGCGCGCCGAATAATCCCACAGGCAACGGACCTGTGTCGCGCCGGGTGGACCAGCTGATCTCCGGCGCAGGCGCGTTCGAAAGCCGCCGCCGCTCCGGAATCGTCCCCGAGCCGGTGGCTTCGGAAGAAGAATGGGAATGTCCCTTGCCGCTCGGCGAGGACAAACTCCCCCCCTTCCCGCTGCACGCCTTGCCGCCGGTATTGGCGCGCTATGCGAAGGAAGTCGCCGACGATGTCCAGGTTCCGCTTGACATCACGGGCATGCTGGCGCTGTGTGTTCTATCAGCCCTGAACTCGCGCCGCGTTCAGGTCCAGATCGGCGCCCGGTCCAAGAGGCACATCGAGACCGTCAACTTGTACATGGTCGTCGCCTCCGTGGCAGGATCTGGCAAAAGCCCCGCCATGAAGCGTATGGCCGCGCCGATCGTTCAGATCGAGCGGGAGCTGCGTCAGCGTTTCGAGGGAGCGCACACATCCGCCGTCACCAAGTACGAGACCGACAAGAAGCGGCTGACCGCCCTGCAAACCAAGTCCGCCAACGCCCAGGCGTCCGGCCGGCGAATAATCGACGACGAGATCCTCGGGTTGATCGAAGACATGAAGGAGCCGAAGGCGCTGCCGCGCATGCTGGTGCAGGATATCACCATGGAGGCGCTGTTCACGAAGCTCGCCGAGCAGGAAGATAACTGCATCGCCAACCTGGATACCGAAGGCGGCCTCTTCAGCATCATCAAGGGACTCTACGCGAGCAAGAACAGCAGCCCCAACATGGATATCTACCTCAAGGCGTGGAGCGGCGACTACGCCACCAACGACCGCGTCGGCAAAGGCAATAGTTATATCCTGGCGCCGACGCTGACCATCGGTCTGACCGTCCAGCCGGAGATCATGCAGTCCCTCGCCGAAGACGAGCGGCTGCACCACAACGGCTTCCTCGCGCGCTTCCTCTACGCCGTCGCTCCGAACCTCGCGGGAGAGCGGCCATACCGGGACGAAGGCGGAACGAACGCCGGCGAGTACGCCTACACGCAGACGATCCTGGCGCTCCACGATCTTCCCAAGGCGGTTACCGAGGACGCGCCCCACAAGCGCTTCCTGCTCACCATGGACGACGAAGCGATCGCCGTCCATAAGCACTACTACAACGACATCAACGACCGGCAGCGTCCCGGCCAGGATCTCGCCGCCATGCTCGCGTGGTCTTCCAAGCTCGCCGGTAACGTCGCACGGATCGCCGCCAACCTACATATGGTCAAGCACGTCGGCGGCGCCGACAACCGCCTGCCCTGGGAAACCCCGATCAGCGGCGACACCATGGCCGAGGCTTGGGAGATCGGAACCTACTGCATCCCGCACGCCGTCGCCGCCTTCGGTCTGATGCGCTCCGACACGATCGTCGCGCTCGCCAAGCGCATCATCGAATGGATCAAGCGCAAGGATCTGCGCTTCTTCACCATGCGCCAGATCCGGCAGGCGCTGAGCCCCGAGTCCAAGGAGCGGATCGAACTCGCGCTCACACGCCTGATGGAGGACGCGTACATCCGCCTCGAAATGCCGCCAAAAAGAGAAGGCCCCGGCGCTCGCCCGAAAGCCCACTACGCGGTCAACCCGTGTGTGGTCTCGGCGGGACGCCCACACCTTCAGGCCGCATAG
- a CDS encoding ParB/RepB/Spo0J family partition protein, with protein MPRHLSDAGDFDMVEIGRLIEHPRNVNQGDYGAIESSMKANGFFGALVVQRSTRFILAGNHRYKVAKGLGYDRLPVMWVDVDDEAALRILLADNRTSRLGTDNEAALAELLSELAQETDEGLEGTGYDGDFLDDLINRLAGLDSPPGAPEPDEESPKRKQLGVFVLCSDEDEQEHVSAKITDIGWNSQRITVDESILSAKPPRARRRS; from the coding sequence ATGCCCAGACATCTCAGCGACGCCGGCGACTTCGACATGGTCGAGATCGGCCGGCTGATCGAGCATCCCCGCAACGTCAACCAGGGCGACTACGGCGCGATCGAGAGCAGCATGAAAGCCAATGGCTTTTTCGGCGCCCTCGTCGTGCAGCGCAGCACGCGCTTTATCCTCGCAGGCAATCACCGCTACAAGGTGGCGAAGGGCCTCGGATACGATCGCCTGCCGGTCATGTGGGTGGATGTGGATGATGAGGCGGCGCTCCGCATCTTGCTGGCTGACAACCGCACCTCTCGCCTGGGCACCGATAATGAAGCGGCCCTGGCGGAATTGTTGTCCGAGCTCGCGCAGGAGACGGATGAAGGCCTGGAGGGGACAGGATATGACGGCGACTTTCTCGACGATCTAATCAACCGCCTTGCAGGCCTGGACAGCCCTCCCGGAGCGCCGGAGCCAGACGAAGAATCGCCGAAGCGTAAGCAACTGGGCGTCTTCGTGCTTTGCAGCGATGAGGACGAACAGGAGCATGTCTCCGCAAAGATCACCGATATCGGCTGGAATAGCCAGAGAATAACCGTCGATGAATCCATCCTCAGCGCAAAGCCTCCCAGAGCCAGAAGACGAAGTTAA
- a CDS encoding nucleoside 2-deoxyribosyltransferase: MSEAKKLSIDELLDKPQTLREAMKDWLVYPSAENVFVYFAGKVRWPGDDYRCKLFHKDVMEANNDGRMVLDLAGTRVFYAGPTCIDGTHDDQSIYGDSYFQRESAPATHGCGIKGRNGVYIEEGVVVHRCLEQIKKADFVFAYIDDLSCYGTLAEIGYASAIGKPIVIIVSFEVDDQAETKTEAYSSHGAGRSDLWFVLNLPGVNKYYNTCVGNASDFFQIIRNRSWKAATGGANV, from the coding sequence ATGTCTGAAGCCAAGAAACTCTCAATTGACGAACTGCTGGATAAGCCGCAAACACTCCGCGAGGCCATGAAAGACTGGCTCGTCTATCCTTCCGCCGAGAACGTGTTCGTATACTTCGCCGGCAAGGTCCGCTGGCCTGGCGACGATTATCGATGCAAGCTCTTTCACAAGGATGTGATGGAGGCGAACAACGACGGGCGAATGGTCCTGGACCTTGCGGGGACGCGAGTCTTCTATGCGGGGCCGACATGCATCGACGGAACGCACGATGACCAGTCCATTTACGGCGATTCCTACTTTCAGCGCGAATCGGCTCCCGCTACGCACGGCTGCGGCATCAAGGGGCGCAACGGCGTTTATATCGAGGAGGGCGTTGTCGTTCACCGCTGCCTGGAGCAGATCAAAAAGGCCGATTTCGTCTTCGCCTACATCGACGATCTGAGTTGCTACGGAACGCTCGCCGAGATCGGCTACGCGTCCGCGATTGGTAAGCCGATCGTGATCATCGTTTCATTTGAAGTTGATGATCAGGCCGAAACGAAGACCGAGGCATATTCCAGCCACGGCGCCGGACGCTCGGATTTGTGGTTCGTCTTGAACCTGCCTGGGGTTAACAAATACTATAACACCTGTGTCGGCAACGCCAGCGACTTCTTCCAAATCATCCGCAATCGCTCCTGGAAAGCAGCAACAGGAGGAGCTAATGTCTGA
- a CDS encoding helix-turn-helix domain-containing protein: MSQQEDELSHQWSLEGAYTESVADTFGIPAKELAAKSGVHPSTISRFYSGSKPIKDRTLLRIGVALGRLAEQRDRQKKSPTVGAELKR, translated from the coding sequence GTGAGCCAGCAGGAGGATGAACTATCCCACCAGTGGAGCCTGGAGGGGGCTTACACAGAGAGTGTGGCGGACACTTTCGGCATCCCCGCCAAGGAGTTGGCGGCGAAGTCAGGTGTTCATCCGTCAACTATATCAAGATTCTATTCCGGGAGCAAACCTATAAAAGATCGCACGCTCCTGAGAATTGGGGTGGCTTTGGGCCGCCTCGCCGAGCAACGAGACAGACAAAAAAAGAGCCCGACCGTAGGGGCCGAACTCAAAAGGTAA